The following are encoded in a window of Candidatus Palauibacter soopunensis genomic DNA:
- a CDS encoding M14 family metallopeptidase produces the protein MMKRAVWIALAFAAVFATPPASRGLAAQQAPDLATLFELGTLVLDTNGDSVPDLVNAALVLGDDPSSAVRAAGAEVAARLGFETMALDLPLSRDPQGGQVGIVVGRSGLEVAGLRTPGIDPASLDSGEGAVAVREEGGRTWVLVVGGDEEGLHAAARLFAGVLPHTRTLSTAKLDRVRDDLAETLEAGGVADAAVRLTQARVRAGQAGVGRVIAEIEVDEADLGEAADLFRRLAAGEEASDQEEAEAGDESADEATPRTRLAYPGVESVEARLAGGPTIRIAGRAAPDAPGPIAGRPGSGGKNDMDLSNLYTSDGLLGGGVLPNRVDAMLAPGEGGIDGLPDLAGRLGLESTGITVPLVAPAASIEAAAARPTLVLAGVDNALTRQLADSAKIDTGSLAPGEGLIQVVPAAFGSKPALVVSGADAAGAERALDQLARTFPHLAERGDDRPTMDDVERGLWDALSGHSPAGQAAIGLYKLGRIADKLADRQIARADVLLSVEKADPGLGAYVQARAAEALGLPDAVDVDVTVDDRDVQRAATIFADTLSLPSEVDRFRELFRARVLPAAGSSGPVRVEARLSEPPEIRRQLEREARDALIEAGAPADAVEVRVLSAFKQGYSWLEEVILPQLADRDPGEIGEIVIRFRRNDPPAAWPQQAIHTPVRWLHEIFPIDEIFARELGLELERIRFEQTTDGPTYAVTVTNSGGAEILSGDFEPRRVMRPYFDRFRDYEHVRVTTGWIHAAAGDRTLVDERIVTDPEAFWDHYQSVVLPAIYDYVMDRHDGIPDGGNADAPYFGELTVELEMSEPNYRLEIDNEIHAPMDALHEEIYFGTIEFFDVLGRNSRGQGLTFPGRILPIMRPRGDGRPAELRVSFTGFATSRPAVSVAFEDAAGAADTMRLDIPKTGLERPSARLAIVRAGEPGIAHLGLRLRVDTDADMRDSLLNYASPRQVDRSMVSAEQVEATVREIEALRAAGLYASSLAWTGLGSLEVWAEWTHEQDPESRRTARLAANGTPPAPPDWRRLLPEGWSYGGERLVQWETPIPPPEGHGILARMAEAFEEVTMYKAGESYLGRDIWAADFMPPVAASHWSRVKATTFKPTVIYSARQHANEVSSTSHVLRHAELLLTDPAQRGKLNDVNVVIHPFTNPDGAQLAYDLYRITPDFILHAGYLASLGIDVMTGSRDDHPIYPEAPVRNRLWGRWLPDIFLNPHGYPSHQVVQLFSEYSGLVRRGRVTERNWGLNKGWFMPGFGYVDSPEYPRHRDAAFEIRDYITRGINSNQDVFDMNQRNYARYRRYGADYDPDVFRLPMTDSVLIEMPLRGSSGESRFGFDSRITIWSGTTEAPDETAYGPWMELVAKAGLSWDQALLDYLYEGEHEVKRSGSSFFGGVSLRMNRPRPPEDEDESDEEAVTTDGGGS, from the coding sequence ATGATGAAGAGAGCCGTGTGGATCGCGCTGGCGTTCGCGGCGGTGTTCGCGACGCCTCCGGCCTCCCGCGGGCTCGCCGCCCAGCAGGCGCCGGACCTTGCCACGCTGTTCGAGTTGGGGACGCTCGTGCTCGACACGAATGGTGACAGCGTGCCCGATCTCGTGAACGCGGCGCTCGTTCTCGGGGATGACCCCTCGTCGGCCGTCCGGGCCGCGGGCGCCGAGGTCGCCGCTCGGCTGGGGTTCGAGACGATGGCGCTGGATCTGCCGCTGTCCCGGGACCCGCAGGGTGGTCAGGTCGGGATTGTCGTGGGACGGAGCGGACTCGAGGTCGCCGGCCTGCGTACGCCGGGCATCGACCCCGCCTCCCTCGACTCGGGCGAGGGAGCCGTGGCGGTGCGCGAGGAGGGCGGGCGCACCTGGGTTCTCGTGGTCGGTGGCGATGAGGAGGGGCTGCACGCGGCGGCCCGCCTGTTCGCGGGAGTCCTGCCGCATACGCGAACCCTCTCGACGGCGAAGCTGGACCGCGTACGCGATGATCTCGCCGAGACGCTGGAGGCCGGGGGCGTGGCGGACGCGGCGGTGCGCCTGACCCAGGCGAGGGTCAGAGCGGGCCAGGCCGGCGTGGGACGCGTGATCGCCGAGATCGAGGTGGACGAAGCGGACCTGGGCGAAGCCGCGGATCTCTTCCGGCGCCTCGCGGCGGGTGAGGAAGCGTCCGACCAGGAAGAGGCGGAGGCGGGGGACGAGTCCGCCGACGAGGCGACTCCCCGGACACGTCTGGCGTACCCAGGGGTCGAGTCGGTGGAGGCGCGGCTGGCGGGCGGACCCACGATCCGGATCGCCGGGCGCGCGGCGCCGGATGCCCCCGGACCGATCGCGGGCCGGCCGGGGAGCGGCGGCAAGAACGACATGGACCTCTCCAACCTCTACACCTCCGACGGGCTGCTCGGCGGCGGGGTGCTCCCGAACCGCGTGGACGCGATGCTCGCGCCCGGCGAGGGAGGCATCGACGGCCTGCCCGATCTGGCGGGGCGGCTCGGACTCGAATCGACCGGGATCACGGTGCCGCTCGTCGCACCGGCCGCGTCGATCGAGGCGGCCGCCGCCCGGCCCACGCTCGTCCTCGCGGGGGTGGACAACGCCCTGACCCGGCAGCTCGCCGACAGCGCGAAGATCGATACGGGGTCGCTCGCCCCCGGCGAAGGGCTCATCCAGGTGGTCCCGGCGGCCTTCGGGTCCAAACCGGCCCTTGTCGTCTCCGGCGCGGACGCCGCAGGGGCCGAGCGCGCGCTCGATCAGCTGGCCCGGACGTTCCCGCACCTCGCGGAGCGCGGCGACGACCGCCCCACCATGGACGACGTCGAGCGCGGCCTGTGGGACGCCCTGTCCGGCCACTCGCCCGCGGGCCAGGCGGCGATCGGCCTCTACAAGCTCGGCCGCATCGCCGACAAGCTGGCGGATCGGCAGATCGCCCGCGCGGACGTGTTGCTCTCCGTCGAGAAGGCGGACCCCGGCCTTGGCGCGTACGTACAGGCCCGGGCGGCGGAAGCGCTGGGCCTCCCCGATGCCGTCGACGTCGACGTCACGGTCGACGATCGCGATGTCCAGCGAGCGGCCACGATCTTCGCCGACACGCTCTCACTGCCCTCGGAAGTCGACCGCTTCCGGGAGCTGTTCCGCGCCCGGGTGCTACCGGCAGCCGGCTCCAGCGGTCCCGTCCGGGTGGAGGCCCGCCTCAGCGAGCCGCCGGAGATCCGCCGCCAACTGGAGCGGGAGGCTCGAGACGCCCTGATCGAGGCGGGGGCTCCGGCCGACGCCGTCGAGGTCCGCGTCCTCTCCGCCTTCAAGCAGGGCTATTCCTGGCTCGAAGAAGTGATCCTGCCGCAACTGGCGGACCGGGACCCCGGCGAGATCGGGGAGATCGTCATCCGCTTCCGCCGCAACGATCCGCCGGCGGCGTGGCCTCAGCAGGCGATCCACACGCCGGTCCGCTGGCTGCACGAGATCTTCCCCATCGATGAGATCTTCGCCCGCGAACTCGGCCTCGAGCTGGAGCGGATCCGCTTCGAGCAGACGACCGATGGACCGACCTACGCGGTGACCGTCACGAACTCCGGCGGCGCCGAGATTCTGTCCGGCGATTTCGAGCCGCGACGGGTGATGCGTCCGTATTTCGACCGTTTCCGCGACTACGAGCACGTCCGCGTGACGACGGGCTGGATCCACGCTGCGGCGGGGGACCGCACGCTCGTCGACGAACGCATCGTCACCGACCCCGAGGCCTTCTGGGACCACTACCAGAGCGTCGTTCTCCCGGCGATCTACGACTACGTGATGGACCGGCACGACGGGATCCCGGACGGCGGGAACGCGGACGCACCCTACTTCGGCGAACTCACTGTCGAACTCGAGATGAGCGAGCCCAACTACCGGCTCGAGATCGACAACGAGATTCACGCCCCGATGGACGCCCTCCACGAGGAGATCTACTTCGGCACGATCGAGTTCTTCGACGTCCTCGGCCGGAACTCCCGCGGGCAGGGGCTGACCTTCCCCGGCCGCATCCTCCCGATCATGCGGCCGCGCGGCGACGGCCGACCGGCGGAACTCCGGGTGAGCTTCACGGGGTTCGCCACTTCCCGGCCCGCCGTCTCCGTCGCCTTCGAGGATGCGGCGGGCGCGGCGGACACGATGCGGCTCGACATCCCGAAGACCGGCCTCGAGCGCCCGTCCGCGAGGCTGGCCATCGTCCGCGCCGGCGAGCCGGGGATCGCGCACCTCGGGCTGCGCCTCCGCGTCGACACGGACGCCGACATGCGCGACAGCCTCCTGAACTACGCCTCGCCGCGGCAGGTCGACCGGAGCATGGTCTCCGCCGAACAGGTCGAGGCCACGGTGCGCGAAATCGAGGCGCTGCGCGCGGCCGGCCTCTACGCGTCCTCGCTGGCCTGGACCGGGCTCGGTTCCCTCGAAGTCTGGGCCGAATGGACGCACGAACAGGACCCGGAGTCCCGCCGCACCGCCCGACTCGCGGCAAACGGGACCCCGCCGGCGCCTCCCGACTGGCGCCGCCTCCTGCCCGAAGGCTGGAGCTACGGAGGCGAACGCCTCGTTCAGTGGGAGACGCCCATCCCACCCCCCGAAGGCCACGGGATCCTGGCCCGGATGGCCGAGGCCTTCGAGGAAGTGACGATGTACAAGGCCGGCGAATCCTACCTGGGCAGGGACATCTGGGCGGCGGATTTCATGCCCCCGGTCGCGGCCTCGCACTGGTCGCGCGTGAAGGCGACGACCTTCAAGCCCACGGTGATCTACTCCGCCCGGCAGCACGCGAACGAGGTCTCCTCGACGAGTCACGTCCTGCGGCACGCGGAACTCCTCCTCACGGATCCCGCGCAGCGCGGGAAACTGAACGACGTGAACGTCGTCATCCACCCGTTCACGAACCCCGACGGGGCCCAGCTCGCCTACGACCTGTACCGGATCACGCCGGACTTCATCCTGCACGCCGGCTACCTTGCGTCGCTGGGAATCGACGTGATGACGGGGTCGCGCGACGATCACCCCATTTATCCCGAGGCGCCCGTTCGAAACCGGCTGTGGGGGCGCTGGCTACCCGACATCTTCCTCAACCCGCACGGGTACCCCTCCCACCAGGTCGTGCAGTTGTTCAGCGAATACTCGGGTCTCGTGCGGCGGGGGCGCGTGACCGAGCGCAACTGGGGTCTCAACAAGGGCTGGTTCATGCCGGGGTTCGGCTACGTGGACAGTCCCGAATACCCCCGGCACCGCGACGCGGCGTTCGAGATCCGCGACTACATCACGCGCGGGATCAATTCGAACCAGGACGTGTTCGACATGAACCAGCGCAACTATGCGCGCTACCGCCGCTACGGAGCCGACTATGACCCGGATGTGTTCCGGCTCCCGATGACCGACAGCGTGCTCATCGAGATGCCGCTGAGGGGATCGAGCGGCGAGTCCCGGTTCGGCTTCGATTCCCGCATCACGATCTGGTCCGGCACGACGGAAGCCCCGGATGAGACGGCGTACGGCCCGTGGATGGAGCTGGTCGCCAAGGCGGGACTCTCGTGGGACCAGGCGCTGCTCGACTACCTGTACGAGGGGGAGCATGAGGTGAAACGCTCCGGCTCCTCCTTCTTCGGCGGCGTGTCGCTGCGCATGAACCGCCCGCGGCCGCCCGAGGACGAGGACGAGTCTGATGAGGAGGCCGTCACGACGGACGGCGGAGGTTCCTAG
- a CDS encoding fumarylacetoacetate hydrolase family protein yields MTAYVRYLAPDAANHTYAATGGDGGARWGVVEDEVLADGISEDSMVEELAAPPFGGEVRTGKRMPLDELHLLAPATPSKVIAVGLNYRSHLDNSPIGTRPEPTDPPLFAKLPSSMVGPGAAIEIPADAEVVHAEGEIVVVIGHAARHVSPEAAGDHIFGVTAGNDVSERTWQRDDLQWLRAKGSDTFGPLGPRIVTGAAWEDLRLRTRLNGEVVQDARTSDLIFSIPEIIAYASRYFTLLPGDVIYTGTPGKTSTLSPGDRVEVEVEGVGVLANDVKVESPKDGT; encoded by the coding sequence GTGACCGCGTACGTCCGTTATCTCGCGCCGGACGCGGCGAACCATACGTACGCCGCGACCGGCGGGGACGGCGGCGCCCGCTGGGGGGTCGTGGAAGATGAGGTCCTCGCGGACGGAATCAGCGAGGACAGCATGGTGGAGGAACTGGCGGCGCCTCCTTTCGGCGGAGAGGTCCGCACCGGGAAGCGGATGCCGCTCGATGAGCTTCATCTTCTCGCGCCGGCAACCCCCTCGAAGGTCATCGCGGTGGGCCTGAACTACCGGAGCCACCTCGACAACAGCCCGATCGGGACGCGCCCGGAGCCCACGGACCCTCCCCTGTTCGCCAAGCTGCCGAGTTCGATGGTCGGGCCTGGCGCCGCGATCGAGATTCCCGCGGACGCGGAAGTCGTCCACGCGGAAGGAGAAATCGTCGTCGTGATCGGCCACGCGGCGCGTCACGTCAGTCCGGAAGCGGCCGGCGACCACATCTTCGGGGTGACGGCAGGCAACGATGTGAGCGAGCGCACCTGGCAGCGCGACGACCTGCAGTGGCTCAGGGCCAAGGGCAGCGACACGTTCGGTCCGCTCGGACCGCGGATCGTGACCGGCGCGGCGTGGGAGGACCTGCGCCTGCGCACGCGCCTCAACGGCGAGGTCGTCCAGGACGCGCGCACCTCGGACCTCATCTTCTCCATCCCGGAGATCATCGCCTACGCGAGCCGCTACTTCACGCTGCTTCCCGGCGACGTGATCTACACGGGAACTCCCGGGAAGACGTCGACGCTCTCTCCCGGCGACCGGGTGGAGGTGGAGGTGGAGGGCGTCGGGGTCCTGGCGAACGACGTGAAGGTCGAATCACCAAAGGACGGGACATGA
- a CDS encoding FKBP-type peptidyl-prolyl cis-trans isomerase, giving the protein MQRDMTSNGFRTAAALLLAPLAIACAGDAGEDAEGGAEGAAEAPATAETAASPEGVITDLREITFADELAVDLDAMEETESGLFIQVLQEGSGPPAGYGDEMHVHYTLWLPNGSTVDSSHDRDEPLELVLGSTPLIDGWVEGVTGMRLGERRRLVLPYDLGYGEMGNAPRIPGYSPLVFEVELVEHIPTGEG; this is encoded by the coding sequence ATGCAGCGTGATATGACATCGAACGGGTTTCGGACCGCGGCGGCCCTGCTGCTGGCGCCGCTCGCCATCGCATGCGCGGGCGACGCGGGAGAGGATGCGGAGGGCGGAGCGGAGGGCGCGGCCGAGGCCCCGGCGACGGCCGAGACGGCCGCCTCGCCCGAAGGTGTGATAACGGATCTCCGGGAAATCACGTTTGCCGATGAACTCGCGGTCGACCTCGATGCGATGGAGGAAACCGAGAGCGGCCTGTTCATTCAGGTGTTGCAGGAGGGGAGCGGGCCGCCTGCCGGCTACGGCGACGAGATGCACGTGCACTACACGCTCTGGCTTCCGAACGGGAGCACGGTGGACTCGAGCCACGACCGCGACGAGCCGCTCGAGTTGGTCCTCGGGTCTACTCCTCTGATCGACGGCTGGGTGGAGGGGGTCACGGGCATGCGCCTGGGCGAGCGCCGGAGGCTCGTGCTCCCATACGATCTCGGTTACGGGGAGATGGGCAACGCGCCGCGTATTCCGGGCTACTCGCCGCTCGTGTTCGAGGTCGAACTCGTCGAGCACATCCCCACCGGGGAAGGCTGA
- a CDS encoding DUF6503 family protein, with protein sequence MFRPAFRHAFWAWLVLLAAACGPRPPADEDASGSVAEADLTRAQELVARSVAFHDPDGVWGSRSVSMSWVGTDGEGGERVAVDLEFGADERDFALAGRYRGSSIEYETTADDWSATVDGVAQADLPDADRERMRLHREEGMFWRSYYGFLAGLPMKISDPGSHLDPDIIETAFLDREVHAVRVTYDPDTGGDTWYFYFDPGTAQLVGCRFYHDESANDGEYITFEGLVEGGGLRLPRLRGWYVNADGRHLGTDEVGAIRVGP encoded by the coding sequence ATGTTCCGACCGGCCTTCCGACACGCTTTCTGGGCATGGCTCGTCCTGCTCGCCGCCGCCTGCGGCCCTCGTCCCCCGGCGGACGAGGATGCCTCCGGCTCGGTCGCCGAGGCCGACCTCACCCGCGCGCAGGAACTCGTGGCGAGATCGGTGGCCTTCCACGATCCGGACGGGGTCTGGGGGAGCCGGTCCGTCTCGATGTCGTGGGTCGGGACCGACGGAGAGGGCGGGGAACGCGTCGCGGTCGACCTGGAGTTCGGCGCGGACGAGCGGGACTTTGCCCTCGCGGGCCGCTATCGAGGGTCGTCGATCGAATACGAGACAACGGCCGATGACTGGTCCGCGACGGTGGACGGGGTCGCGCAGGCGGACCTCCCCGACGCGGACCGCGAGCGCATGCGTCTCCATCGCGAGGAAGGGATGTTCTGGCGCAGCTACTACGGGTTCCTGGCGGGTCTTCCGATGAAGATCTCCGACCCCGGCTCCCACCTCGATCCCGACATCATCGAGACCGCCTTCCTGGACAGGGAGGTCCACGCCGTCCGGGTGACCTACGACCCCGACACCGGCGGCGACACATGGTACTTCTACTTCGACCCCGGGACCGCGCAGCTCGTGGGTTGCCGCTTCTACCACGACGAGAGCGCGAACGACGGCGAATACATCACCTTCGAGGGCCTGGTCGAGGGCGGCGGGTTGCGTCTCCCGCGACTGCGGGGATGGTACGTGAACGCGGACGGCCGCCATCTGGGAACCGATGAGGTGGGGGCGATCCGGGTCGGCCCGTGA
- a CDS encoding thermonuclease family protein: MAIAVLLVAVAAVRCSESTPPPPPPPPMPSGDCVLSFVIDGDSVICADGREIRLLSIDAPEMAQEPWGARARDELLRVAPPNTALGVEYDAVRVDAFDRDLAYLFLPGGDMLNEHMVASGYALAFIIPPNRRYADRIEAAEAAASTEGRGLWAEWGFTCRPADFRQGRC; encoded by the coding sequence ATGGCGATCGCAGTCCTCCTCGTCGCCGTCGCCGCGGTACGGTGCTCGGAGTCGACTCCGCCCCCGCCCCCGCCGCCCCCCATGCCGAGCGGGGACTGCGTCCTGTCCTTCGTGATCGACGGAGACTCCGTTATCTGCGCCGATGGCCGGGAGATTCGGCTTCTCTCCATCGATGCCCCGGAGATGGCGCAGGAGCCGTGGGGCGCCCGCGCCCGCGACGAGTTGCTGCGGGTGGCCCCGCCGAACACGGCGCTCGGGGTCGAGTACGACGCGGTTCGCGTGGACGCCTTCGACCGGGACCTCGCCTATCTCTTCCTTCCGGGCGGGGACATGCTGAACGAACACATGGTCGCGAGCGGGTACGCTCTCGCGTTCATCATCCCGCCCAACCGGCGCTACGCGGATCGCATCGAGGCCGCGGAAGCCGCCGCGTCGACGGAGGGGCGGGGGCTGTGGGCGGAGTGGGGGTTCACCTGCCGCCCCGCGGACTTCAGACAGGGCCGCTGCTGA